Proteins encoded within one genomic window of Lysinibacillus sphaericus:
- a CDS encoding SAM-dependent methyltransferase, with product MNEQQFDKFLHINTVGEQYGFPKLAHYHRYEPTPYTGLEQLFSQYEMPENPVFIDMGCGKGRVPIYIHHKFHIPTIGVEMDAGFYKEAEHNKESYCRKKGSQANISFVHTIAENYNIQPHDNVFFFFNPFSINIFRTVIHNIWKSYEQQMREIHIILYYPPYDYLQFLHHGTPFELIHEVHLEHETNINERLCVFAIK from the coding sequence ATGAATGAACAACAATTTGATAAATTTTTGCATATTAATACGGTCGGTGAACAATATGGATTTCCTAAACTGGCTCACTATCATCGCTACGAGCCAACGCCCTATACTGGCTTAGAACAATTATTTTCCCAATATGAGATGCCGGAAAATCCAGTTTTTATTGATATGGGCTGTGGGAAAGGCAGGGTTCCTATTTATATTCATCATAAATTTCACATTCCGACAATTGGAGTTGAAATGGACGCAGGTTTTTATAAAGAGGCAGAGCATAACAAGGAAAGTTATTGCCGAAAAAAGGGCTCACAAGCGAACATTTCTTTTGTTCATACAATTGCGGAAAACTATAACATACAGCCACATGATAATGTTTTTTTCTTTTTTAATCCATTTTCCATTAATATATTCCGTACGGTTATTCATAATATATGGAAGTCTTATGAGCAACAGATGCGCGAAATCCATATTATTTTATATTATCCACCATACGATTATTTGCAGTTTTTACATCACGGTACCCCTTTTGAATTGATACATGAGGTGCATCTAGAACATGAAACAAATATAAATGAACGCCTTTGCGTGTTTGCAATAAAGTAA
- a CDS encoding cryptochrome/photolyase family protein yields MNKKIIVLFRNDLRLDDHPALWHAAKSGVILPVYIHNEQFSMCNTAQSFWTYYSLQNLQATLDDYNTQLILRKGEVISEVLQLALDTEADAVYFNERFLPTERNEDEQLTNILQANNIEVKAFYGDSLFNLSNIQNQQNKPYAIFTSFYKRCLQEPVRKPLGQPTNIRAFPTKVSSLALEQLQLLHGNWYHKFHHYWNPGIDGAMEQWELFVERGLFDYQDKRDYPAKETISKMSPFLAVGNISIRLLWATCQELIDDEDNAIFSQQIESFLRQLIWREFSIYQLLNYPTFSTDSLRSNFQHFEWEPHSIRLEAWKTGQTGYPLVDAGMRELWETGYMHNRVRMVVASFLVKHLLQPWQEGYAWFEHTLVDFNAANNAMGWQWVSGTGIDSAPYFRIFNPSLQGEKFDADGAYIKKWVPELALLPAKYIHAPQTAPTAILEQAGITLGDTYPLPIVDHKTARARALERYNAIKKA; encoded by the coding sequence ATGAATAAAAAAATAATTGTACTATTTCGTAATGATTTACGACTAGATGATCACCCCGCGCTCTGGCATGCAGCTAAATCAGGGGTCATTTTACCGGTTTATATTCATAATGAGCAATTTTCAATGTGCAATACCGCTCAAAGTTTTTGGACGTACTATTCACTTCAGAATCTACAAGCGACACTTGATGACTATAACACGCAACTGATTTTACGAAAGGGTGAAGTCATTTCAGAAGTACTACAGTTAGCTTTAGATACTGAAGCGGACGCTGTGTATTTTAACGAGCGTTTTCTTCCAACTGAACGAAATGAAGATGAGCAGCTAACCAATATATTACAGGCTAATAATATTGAAGTAAAAGCATTCTATGGTGATTCATTATTCAACTTATCGAACATTCAAAATCAACAAAACAAGCCTTATGCCATTTTTACATCATTTTATAAGCGTTGTTTGCAGGAGCCCGTGCGTAAACCGCTTGGTCAACCTACTAATATTAGAGCTTTTCCAACGAAGGTATCATCTCTAGCCTTAGAGCAATTGCAATTACTGCATGGTAATTGGTATCACAAGTTTCACCATTATTGGAACCCTGGGATAGATGGGGCAATGGAGCAGTGGGAACTTTTCGTAGAACGAGGTTTATTTGACTACCAAGATAAGCGAGATTACCCTGCCAAAGAAACCATTTCTAAAATGTCGCCATTTCTTGCAGTGGGTAACATTAGCATTCGCTTGCTTTGGGCAACATGCCAAGAGCTAATAGATGATGAGGACAACGCAATATTTAGTCAGCAGATAGAAAGCTTTTTAAGACAACTTATATGGCGAGAGTTTTCGATTTATCAACTATTGAACTATCCTACATTTTCTACCGATTCATTACGCAGTAATTTTCAACATTTTGAGTGGGAGCCTCATTCCATTCGTCTTGAAGCATGGAAAACTGGACAAACGGGGTATCCTCTTGTTGATGCAGGGATGCGTGAGCTTTGGGAAACCGGCTATATGCATAACCGTGTAAGAATGGTTGTTGCATCTTTTCTAGTGAAACACTTATTACAACCTTGGCAAGAAGGTTATGCATGGTTTGAGCATACGCTTGTCGACTTTAATGCAGCAAATAATGCTATGGGTTGGCAATGGGTAAGCGGTACGGGTATCGACTCTGCTCCTTATTTTCGTATCTTCAACCCTTCGTTACAAGGAGAGAAATTTGATGCAGATGGTGCTTATATAAAAAAATGGGTGCCTGAATTAGCACTTCTCCCTGCAAAGTATATACACGCGCCACAAACAGCACCAACGGCCATCTTGGAACAAGCCGGAATCACATTAGGTGATACCTATCCATTGCCAATCGTAGATCATAAAACAGCACGAGCCCGTGCATTAGAACGATATAACGCTATAAAAAAAGCTTAG
- a CDS encoding ABC transporter substrate-binding protein, with the protein MKENNKLKKFGSLLVASSLLAGVLAGCGAGDSDTSSGGGSSSGGSKDGDTIKIGANLELSGNVASYGSSIGLGAELAVKEINDAGGIDGKKIELIKVDNKSENSEATAAAIKLATQDKVVAMMSPATSGNTIATVQIANDNKIPLVGAAATAPNVTVNDDGSVNEYAFRTCFIDPFQGIVAANFATGELKAKNVAIFADNASDYAKGLAKSFKDTIAENGGKVVKEEAYVAKDTDFRTQLTNIKSSNPDFIFIPGYYEEVGLIVKQAREMGITVPLMGADGWDSPTLVELAGADALNNTYITNHYSAEDPDQKIQDFVKAFKAANGDKAPDAFNALGYDTVYYIADAIKRAGSTDGEAIKKALAETKDLSLVTGTFSVDENHNPIKTATVLEFKDGKQVFNSKVNP; encoded by the coding sequence ATGAAAGAGAACAACAAGCTTAAAAAGTTCGGTTCACTTCTAGTCGCTTCTTCACTTCTTGCAGGCGTACTGGCAGGTTGCGGTGCTGGAGATAGTGATACAAGTTCGGGAGGCGGCTCATCATCAGGCGGCTCAAAAGATGGCGATACAATTAAAATCGGTGCAAACTTGGAGCTTTCAGGTAACGTAGCTTCTTACGGTTCTTCAATCGGATTAGGTGCGGAGTTAGCTGTTAAAGAAATTAACGATGCAGGCGGTATTGATGGCAAGAAGATTGAGCTTATTAAAGTAGATAACAAATCAGAAAACTCAGAGGCAACAGCAGCGGCTATTAAACTAGCGACGCAAGATAAAGTAGTAGCGATGATGTCTCCAGCAACTTCTGGTAACACCATTGCAACAGTTCAAATTGCGAATGATAACAAAATTCCTTTAGTTGGTGCAGCTGCTACAGCACCAAACGTAACAGTAAATGATGACGGTAGCGTTAATGAATATGCGTTCCGTACATGCTTTATTGACCCATTCCAAGGGATTGTCGCAGCAAACTTTGCAACGGGTGAGCTGAAAGCGAAAAACGTAGCCATTTTTGCTGATAACGCTTCTGACTATGCAAAAGGATTAGCAAAGTCATTTAAAGATACGATTGCTGAAAATGGCGGAAAAGTTGTGAAAGAAGAAGCTTATGTTGCGAAAGATACAGATTTCCGTACGCAATTAACAAACATCAAATCATCAAATCCTGACTTCATCTTTATCCCTGGATATTATGAAGAAGTGGGTCTAATTGTTAAACAAGCGCGTGAAATGGGCATTACAGTGCCACTTATGGGAGCAGATGGTTGGGATTCTCCAACTTTAGTTGAGTTAGCGGGCGCAGATGCACTGAATAATACGTACATCACAAACCACTATTCTGCAGAAGACCCAGATCAAAAAATTCAAGACTTTGTAAAAGCATTTAAAGCTGCCAATGGCGATAAAGCACCAGATGCATTTAACGCACTTGGCTATGATACGGTTTATTACATTGCAGATGCAATTAAACGTGCAGGGTCTACTGACGGTGAAGCAATTAAAAAGGCATTAGCTGAAACAAAGGATCTTTCTTTAGTAACAGGTACTTTCTCAGTTGACGAAAACCATAACCCAATTAAAACAGCAACAGTTCTTGAATTTAAAGACGGTAAACAAGTGTTCAACTCTAAAGTAAATCCTTAA
- a CDS encoding branched-chain amino acid ABC transporter permease, translating into MEWIQQLVNGISLGSIYALIALGYTMVYGIIKLINFAHGDVFMIGAFIGFYAIAKWELGFLPALLLAMAVCAIFGVLIERIAYKRLRNATRIAALITAIGVSLLIEYTTIFFRGAQPAAYPEVIKNTTFDVFGVQISSTSILILSVSIVLMILLQFIVHKTKIGKAMRAVSHDADAARLMGINVDNTISATFAIGSALAGAAGVIFGVYYTKIDPLMGVIPGVKAFIAAVLGGIGIIPGAMVGGMLLGVVESFVSALGFSLWRDAAAFVILILILIFRPSGIFGKNAREKV; encoded by the coding sequence ATGGAATGGATACAACAGCTTGTGAATGGTATTTCACTAGGTAGTATCTACGCGTTAATAGCGTTAGGGTATACGATGGTATACGGTATTATTAAGCTCATTAACTTCGCCCACGGTGATGTTTTCATGATTGGGGCATTTATTGGCTTTTACGCAATTGCTAAATGGGAGCTGGGCTTCTTACCAGCATTATTATTAGCGATGGCAGTTTGCGCAATTTTTGGTGTGTTAATAGAACGTATAGCATATAAACGGTTACGAAATGCGACGCGTATTGCTGCTTTAATTACAGCAATCGGGGTGTCGCTATTAATCGAATATACGACAATTTTCTTCAGAGGGGCACAGCCTGCAGCATATCCTGAAGTCATTAAAAATACAACATTTGATGTCTTCGGGGTTCAAATTAGTAGTACATCTATTTTAATTTTATCTGTCTCTATCGTACTGATGATTCTTTTACAATTCATCGTACATAAAACAAAAATTGGCAAGGCGATGCGCGCAGTTTCACATGATGCAGATGCGGCACGCCTAATGGGAATTAACGTAGATAATACCATTTCAGCAACATTTGCTATAGGTTCGGCATTAGCTGGAGCTGCGGGTGTAATCTTCGGTGTGTATTATACGAAAATTGACCCGTTAATGGGTGTTATTCCAGGGGTTAAAGCGTTCATCGCCGCGGTTCTTGGTGGTATTGGTATTATTCCAGGGGCAATGGTTGGCGGTATGCTACTAGGTGTCGTGGAATCATTTGTAAGTGCACTTGGATTCTCTTTATGGCGCGATGCAGCAGCATTTGTCATTTTAATTTTAATCTTGATTTTCAGACCATCGGGTATCTTCGGTAAAAACGCCCGCGAGAAAGTGTAG
- a CDS encoding branched-chain amino acid ABC transporter permease: MKKSKVFWGYAVLALVIYVVVQALITTEVIDLYYKNMLITMCINIMLAVSLHIVIGVTGQFSIGHAGFLAVGAYISAIITTKLMLPFPLAIFLGALAAAVAGLIVGIPTLRLKGDYLAIATLGFAEIIRIVFLNTDYVGGAAGMQVKYLSNWTYAFVGVVLTILVISNFTNSRHGRACISIREDEIAADAMGINTTYYKVVAFAIGSFFAGLAGAIFAHNFYIIQPTTFGFLKSFDILIYVVLGGLGSLSGSVIAAVFLTLISTYLANFPETRMIIYSLVLIIVMLYRPTGLMGTKEITHLFKFGKKGGTK; encoded by the coding sequence ATGAAGAAGTCTAAAGTTTTCTGGGGCTATGCAGTATTAGCGCTAGTCATCTATGTGGTTGTTCAGGCACTAATTACAACAGAAGTAATTGACTTGTACTATAAAAATATGTTAATCACCATGTGCATTAACATCATGCTAGCTGTCAGCTTGCACATCGTTATCGGGGTTACGGGGCAATTCTCTATTGGACATGCCGGTTTCCTTGCAGTTGGTGCTTATATTTCAGCTATTATTACTACAAAGCTAATGCTGCCGTTCCCGTTAGCTATTTTCCTAGGGGCGCTTGCAGCAGCAGTAGCTGGTTTAATCGTAGGTATTCCAACACTACGTTTAAAAGGGGATTATTTAGCCATTGCAACACTTGGCTTTGCTGAGATTATTCGTATTGTCTTTTTAAATACAGATTACGTCGGTGGGGCAGCGGGGATGCAAGTGAAATATTTATCGAATTGGACATATGCATTCGTAGGAGTGGTATTGACGATTTTAGTTATTTCTAACTTTACAAATTCTCGCCATGGACGTGCTTGTATTTCGATTCGAGAAGATGAAATCGCTGCGGATGCCATGGGTATTAATACAACTTACTATAAAGTGGTAGCATTCGCGATTGGCTCTTTCTTTGCCGGTCTTGCAGGGGCTATTTTTGCACATAACTTCTACATTATTCAACCGACTACGTTCGGTTTCTTAAAATCATTTGATATATTAATTTACGTTGTGCTTGGAGGCTTAGGAAGTCTGTCAGGTTCTGTTATTGCAGCAGTATTTTTAACGTTGATTTCAACATACTTAGCGAACTTCCCAGAAACACGAATGATTATTTACAGCTTAGTATTAATCATTGTTATGCTATACCGTCCAACCGGTTTAATGGGGACAAAGGAAATTACGCATTTATTTAAGTTTGGTAAAAAAGGAGGTACAAAATAA
- a CDS encoding ABC transporter ATP-binding protein: protein MTGNLLIKVENMGIQFGGLKAVQGVNMYLNQGELVGLIGPNGAGKTTSFNMLTGVYTPTEGTITFNGLKLNGLAPYQVTQKGISRTFQNIRLFKELSVLDNVKVANHSLAKHSMWSSIFRLPSHFKGEAAMEQQSTEFLKIFGLDIYKNELAKNLPYGMQRRLEIARALAANPKLLLLDEPAAGMNPQETHDLMELIAFIRKEFGLTILLIEHDMSLVMGICERIYVLDHGQLIADGTPEEIRNNPKVIEAYLGEEVIS, encoded by the coding sequence ATGACTGGAAACCTTCTTATCAAAGTAGAAAACATGGGTATTCAATTCGGTGGTTTAAAGGCGGTACAGGGCGTTAATATGTACCTAAATCAAGGTGAATTAGTAGGGCTTATCGGGCCAAATGGTGCAGGTAAAACAACAAGCTTTAATATGCTAACTGGTGTGTATACGCCGACTGAAGGAACGATTACATTTAACGGATTAAAGTTAAATGGCCTTGCACCCTATCAAGTAACGCAAAAAGGTATTAGCCGTACGTTCCAAAATATTCGTCTCTTTAAAGAACTATCTGTATTAGATAATGTAAAAGTAGCGAACCATTCTTTAGCAAAACACTCTATGTGGTCATCTATTTTCCGTTTGCCAAGTCACTTTAAAGGTGAAGCGGCAATGGAACAGCAATCAACGGAATTCTTAAAAATATTTGGTTTAGATATTTATAAGAATGAGTTAGCAAAAAACCTTCCGTATGGTATGCAGCGTCGTCTGGAGATTGCACGTGCATTAGCGGCAAATCCAAAGCTATTGTTACTCGATGAACCAGCGGCAGGAATGAATCCACAAGAAACACACGACTTAATGGAACTAATTGCGTTTATCCGTAAAGAGTTTGGATTAACGATTCTACTAATTGAGCACGATATGAGCTTAGTAATGGGGATATGTGAACGAATTTACGTCCTCGACCACGGGCAATTAATCGCTGATGGGACACCAGAAGAAATTCGCAACAATCCAAAGGTCATTGAAGCGTACCTTGGTGAGGAGGTTATCAGCTAA
- a CDS encoding ABC transporter ATP-binding protein, translating into MLKVQNIDVFYGNIQALKGVSLEVNEGEIVTLIGANGAGKSTLLKTLSGLLKPKGGILEYEGFSIAGKAAQTIVKSGISHVPEGRRVFANMSVEENLELGAYLRNDKAGIKKDMDHVFELFPRLLERRKQQSGTLSGGEQQMLAMGRALMAKPKLLLMDEPSMGLAPLMVKNIFNIIEQVNKEGTTVLLVEQNANMALSVADRAYVLETGRIVLSGTAKELQESEQVKAAYLGGM; encoded by the coding sequence ATGCTAAAAGTACAAAATATTGATGTATTCTATGGAAATATTCAAGCATTGAAAGGCGTCTCTTTAGAAGTTAACGAAGGGGAAATTGTCACATTAATCGGTGCCAATGGTGCTGGTAAAAGTACATTGTTAAAAACTTTGTCAGGCTTATTAAAACCTAAAGGGGGCATCCTTGAATATGAGGGTTTCTCGATTGCAGGTAAGGCTGCACAAACCATTGTAAAATCAGGTATTTCACACGTGCCTGAAGGTCGCCGTGTATTCGCTAATATGTCAGTAGAGGAAAACCTTGAGCTTGGCGCATACTTGCGTAACGATAAGGCTGGCATAAAGAAAGATATGGATCATGTCTTTGAGTTATTCCCGCGTCTACTGGAGCGTCGTAAACAGCAATCTGGCACATTATCTGGTGGTGAGCAACAAATGTTGGCGATGGGTCGTGCATTAATGGCAAAACCAAAGTTGTTGTTAATGGATGAGCCTTCAATGGGGCTTGCACCACTTATGGTAAAAAATATCTTCAATATTATTGAACAAGTGAATAAAGAAGGTACAACGGTATTGCTGGTAGAGCAGAATGCCAATATGGCATTATCGGTAGCTGACCGCGCATATGTACTTGAAACAGGACGCATTGTATTATCAGGTACAGCGAAAGAGCTACAAGAAAGTGAACAAGTAAAAGCGGCATATTTAGGTGGTATGTAA
- a CDS encoding cupin domain-containing protein — protein sequence MHYSAQYFIEKLALAQHPEGGYYISTFKSTEEIAVRDVERPIYTSIYFLLRSQDISHLHRLKSDELWYYHAGSPLTVHMIFPDGTYEAKKLGLNIEAGEVPQVAVPKNTIFGSSVEDANTFSLVGCMVAPGFDFEDFELFTQDELLADYPQHEAIIRKMAYETIK from the coding sequence ATGCACTATTCAGCACAATATTTTATAGAAAAATTAGCATTGGCACAACATCCTGAGGGCGGATACTATATTTCTACGTTTAAATCGACAGAGGAAATAGCTGTAAGAGATGTAGAACGACCGATTTATACAAGCATTTATTTTTTATTACGTTCGCAAGATATCTCTCATTTACATCGGTTAAAGTCAGATGAGCTTTGGTATTATCATGCAGGTAGCCCATTAACGGTTCATATGATTTTCCCTGATGGTACATATGAGGCGAAAAAATTAGGCTTAAATATAGAAGCGGGTGAGGTGCCACAGGTGGCGGTGCCGAAAAATACGATTTTCGGTTCGTCTGTTGAGGATGCCAATACATTTAGTTTAGTAGGCTGCATGGTAGCACCAGGTTTTGATTTTGAGGACTTTGAGCTATTTACACAAGATGAGCTTTTAGCTGATTATCCGCAACATGAAGCGATTATTCGTAAAATGGCTTACGAGACGATTAAATAG
- a CDS encoding DUF6904 family protein — MLSIQSTEQLTGVRISGDFWDLDALIQAIYQVTGDENKYYDYQGARLRILGICRNLHQAMQGEHQLAFVSNGLNKSILSRHETIFPTKNVYYGTEVLWPELLFTAIALNDFIRLHQELIDSSDWNGDVATIRKFQAAVADCLEQELTEDEFLVFLRMIHSKSPLTFRYATQYVDVLNLEYIDLNTQTRKAHLASFALRLMLEDEEYVALKSQLIEVASTTKKALHEIPINASYPEEILW; from the coding sequence ATGCTTTCTATTCAAAGTACTGAACAACTTACGGGTGTACGAATAAGCGGTGACTTTTGGGATTTAGATGCCCTTATTCAAGCGATTTATCAAGTAACTGGAGATGAAAACAAATACTATGATTACCAAGGTGCGCGACTTCGCATTCTTGGTATTTGCCGTAATCTCCATCAAGCAATGCAAGGTGAGCATCAGCTTGCATTTGTCAGTAATGGACTGAACAAAAGTATACTTTCTCGACATGAAACGATTTTTCCAACTAAAAATGTCTACTACGGGACAGAGGTACTGTGGCCGGAGCTTCTTTTTACAGCGATTGCTTTAAATGATTTCATTCGCTTACATCAGGAATTGATTGATTCTTCCGATTGGAATGGTGATGTGGCAACGATTCGTAAATTCCAAGCAGCGGTTGCTGACTGTCTGGAGCAAGAGCTTACGGAAGATGAATTTTTAGTATTTTTAAGGATGATTCATTCTAAGAGCCCTTTAACCTTCCGCTATGCTACGCAGTATGTAGATGTACTAAATTTAGAATACATAGATTTAAATACGCAAACACGCAAAGCGCATTTAGCCTCCTTTGCACTTCGTTTAATGTTAGAGGATGAAGAATACGTTGCACTTAAATCGCAATTAATCGAAGTTGCCAGTACGACAAAAAAAGCACTACATGAAATTCCAATCAATGCAAGTTACCCTGAAGAAATTTTATGGTAA
- the rluF gene encoding 23S rRNA pseudouridine(2604) synthase RluF, producing the protein MRINKYLSEAGIVSRRGADKWVEEGKVTINGVLATVGSQVEAGDIVCVDGKEVKKEEQLVYIALNKPVGITSTTERHIKGNVVDFINHPLRIFHIGRLDKESEGLLLLTNDGDIVNKILRAENHHEKEYIVQVDKPITEQFIKKMAAGVDILDTTTLPCYVEKISDKVFKIILEQGLNRQIRRMCSALGYSVKRLQRIRIMNIKLGNLKVGQWRDLTDKERAELFKLLHYTVK; encoded by the coding sequence ATGAGAATTAACAAATATTTAAGTGAAGCGGGCATCGTGTCTCGTCGTGGTGCTGATAAATGGGTCGAAGAAGGTAAAGTAACAATTAATGGCGTACTTGCTACTGTGGGCAGCCAAGTAGAAGCGGGCGATATTGTTTGTGTGGATGGCAAAGAGGTAAAAAAAGAAGAGCAACTAGTTTATATTGCCTTAAACAAACCAGTTGGTATTACAAGTACAACAGAGCGTCATATCAAAGGAAATGTCGTTGATTTTATCAATCATCCTCTACGCATTTTCCATATTGGTCGACTGGATAAGGAATCTGAAGGATTATTATTATTGACCAATGATGGCGATATTGTAAATAAAATTCTACGTGCAGAAAACCACCATGAAAAAGAATACATCGTACAAGTTGATAAGCCGATAACAGAACAATTTATTAAAAAGATGGCTGCTGGCGTTGATATTTTAGATACAACGACATTACCTTGCTACGTTGAAAAAATTTCAGATAAAGTGTTTAAAATTATTTTAGAGCAAGGCTTAAATCGCCAAATACGCCGTATGTGTTCAGCATTAGGGTATTCCGTTAAACGATTACAGCGCATACGCATTATGAATATTAAGCTTGGCAATTTAAAGGTTGGTCAATGGCGCGATTTAACTGATAAAGAGCGAGCAGAATTATTTAAACTACTTCATTACACAGTAAAATAA
- the adh gene encoding aldehyde dehydrogenase, whose product MVYAFPNTEGSVVQFKERYDNYIGGEWTPPVKGQYFDNVTPVTGQVFTQAARSSAEDIELALDAAHAAKDAWGQTSATERANILLKIADRIEQNLEKLAVAETWDNGKAVRETLNADIPLAIDHFRYFAGALRAQEGALSQIDNDTVAYHFHEPIGVVGQIIPWNFPILMAVWKLAPALAAGNCVVLKPAEQTPVSIMVLVELIGDLLPPGVLNVVNGFGLEAGKPLASNPRIGKIAFTGETTTGRLIMQYASQNLIPVTLELGGKSPNIFFEDIMDEDDAFLDKAVEGFVLFALNQGEVCTCPSRALIQESIYDKFMERVLQRVEAIQVGNPLDPNTMMGAQASSEQMEKILSYLDIGKQEGAQCLIGGEKNNVGAGFENGYYVKPTVFKGHNKMRIFQEEIFGPVVAVTTFKTKEEALEIANDTLYGLGSGIWTRDMNTAYRFGRGIQAGRVWTNCYHAYPAHAAFGGYKMSGIGRETHKMMLSHYQQTKNLLVSYNENKLGFF is encoded by the coding sequence ATGGTTTATGCATTTCCAAACACTGAAGGATCGGTAGTTCAATTCAAAGAAAGATACGATAATTACATTGGTGGAGAATGGACACCCCCAGTGAAAGGTCAATACTTCGATAATGTCACTCCTGTTACTGGACAAGTTTTTACACAAGCAGCACGTTCCTCTGCTGAGGATATTGAACTTGCACTTGATGCAGCACATGCCGCAAAAGATGCATGGGGACAAACATCCGCTACAGAGCGTGCTAACATTTTACTTAAAATTGCGGACCGTATTGAACAAAACTTAGAAAAGTTAGCTGTTGCCGAAACATGGGATAACGGTAAGGCAGTACGGGAAACGTTAAATGCAGATATCCCTTTAGCCATTGATCATTTCCGTTATTTTGCTGGTGCATTACGTGCACAAGAAGGCGCGCTAAGTCAAATTGATAATGATACGGTTGCTTACCATTTCCATGAGCCAATTGGGGTAGTGGGTCAAATCATTCCTTGGAACTTCCCAATATTAATGGCTGTATGGAAACTAGCTCCTGCCCTTGCTGCTGGCAACTGTGTTGTGTTAAAGCCAGCAGAGCAAACACCAGTATCTATTATGGTATTAGTAGAGTTGATTGGTGATTTATTGCCACCAGGCGTACTAAACGTGGTGAACGGATTCGGTTTAGAAGCAGGAAAACCACTTGCATCTAACCCTCGTATTGGCAAAATTGCCTTTACAGGTGAAACGACAACAGGTCGTTTAATTATGCAATATGCTTCTCAAAACCTTATTCCAGTTACGTTAGAATTGGGCGGAAAGTCTCCAAATATTTTCTTTGAAGATATTATGGATGAAGATGATGCCTTTTTAGATAAAGCGGTAGAGGGCTTCGTATTGTTTGCCCTGAACCAAGGTGAAGTTTGTACATGCCCTTCACGTGCATTAATTCAAGAATCGATTTATGACAAGTTCATGGAGCGTGTATTACAACGTGTTGAAGCGATTCAAGTTGGGAATCCGTTAGATCCAAATACAATGATGGGTGCACAGGCTTCAAGTGAGCAAATGGAAAAAATTCTGTCTTACTTAGATATTGGTAAACAAGAAGGTGCACAATGTCTAATTGGAGGCGAGAAAAATAATGTAGGGGCAGGCTTTGAAAATGGCTACTACGTTAAACCAACTGTCTTCAAAGGGCACAATAAGATGCGTATCTTCCAAGAAGAAATTTTTGGCCCAGTTGTTGCAGTGACAACATTTAAAACAAAAGAAGAGGCATTGGAAATTGCCAATGATACATTGTATGGATTAGGTTCGGGCATTTGGACACGTGATATGAATACAGCTTATCGTTTTGGACGTGGTATTCAAGCGGGGCGTGTTTGGACAAACTGCTACCATGCATATCCTGCACATGCAGCGTTCGGTGGCTATAAAATGTCAGGAATCGGTCGTGAGACACATAAGATGATGCTATCGCATTATCAACAAACGAAAAACTTATTAGTAAGCTATAACGAAAACAAACTTGGTTTCTTCTAA
- a CDS encoding DUF779 domain-containing protein translates to MVERVLATEEALALIELLKEKHGPVMFHQSGGCCDGSSPMCYPDGDLILGEQDICLGKVGGTPFYMHKNQYDYWKHTQIILDVVDGRGGMFSLEGVEGKRFLTRSRAFSTEELKELGLIE, encoded by the coding sequence GTGGTTGAACGTGTTTTAGCAACAGAAGAAGCGCTGGCACTAATCGAATTATTGAAGGAAAAGCATGGACCGGTTATGTTTCATCAATCAGGGGGATGCTGCGATGGCTCCTCTCCGATGTGTTATCCTGACGGTGACTTAATATTAGGTGAGCAGGATATATGTTTAGGTAAGGTGGGGGGCACACCATTTTATATGCACAAAAACCAATATGATTATTGGAAGCATACACAAATTATTTTAGACGTAGTTGACGGCAGAGGCGGTATGTTCTCTCTTGAAGGCGTAGAAGGTAAGCGGTTTTTAACAAGGTCTAGAGCTTTTTCGACAGAAGAGTTAAAAGAGCTAGGTTTAATCGAATAG